Proteins from a single region of Geothrix sp. PMB-07:
- a CDS encoding glycosyltransferase family 9 protein, producing MSTVIPSQATWVRFPRFVGDAAMQLPVLRLLREIKVGPLVVWGPKTTVGLVQGTWFCDAVLPDEGKPGPFALARILRQHQAARSIHFPKSLRPALAAWLARVPERIGVDESLAGWFNTHSGPFWDAEGPFLLRYHAVLARRWPDLPPMPYADFDPGVAIPAPTERYLCLMPGSTWPSKAWPVAHYRALLLKARAEGFAVAVLGSPNEADTCEAVAGTEGINLCGKTTLKEAAAWMRGAAAVLGNDSGLSHLAAACGAPALALYGATDPGGSTPWGPRSQGLRKEGIPCAPCFKPECFTPGHPCLAGISPEEVWTQLLAWIPV from the coding sequence ATGAGCACCGTCATCCCGAGCCAGGCCACCTGGGTGCGGTTTCCGCGCTTTGTGGGGGACGCGGCCATGCAGCTTCCCGTGCTGCGCCTGCTGCGGGAGATCAAGGTCGGCCCCCTGGTGGTCTGGGGGCCGAAGACCACCGTGGGCCTGGTCCAAGGCACCTGGTTCTGCGACGCCGTGCTGCCCGACGAGGGCAAGCCGGGCCCTTTCGCCCTGGCCCGCATCCTTCGGCAGCATCAGGCCGCCCGCAGCATCCACTTCCCCAAATCCCTCCGCCCGGCCCTGGCGGCGTGGCTGGCAAGGGTGCCCGAGCGCATCGGGGTGGATGAAAGCCTGGCGGGCTGGTTCAACACGCACAGTGGGCCCTTTTGGGACGCTGAAGGCCCCTTCCTGCTCCGCTACCACGCCGTGCTGGCCCGACGCTGGCCGGATCTGCCGCCCATGCCTTACGCGGATTTCGATCCGGGCGTGGCCATCCCGGCCCCGACCGAGCGGTACCTCTGCCTCATGCCCGGCTCCACCTGGCCCTCCAAGGCCTGGCCCGTGGCGCACTACCGGGCGCTGCTGCTGAAGGCCCGCGCCGAGGGTTTCGCCGTGGCGGTACTGGGTTCACCGAATGAGGCTGACACCTGTGAGGCAGTGGCTGGAACTGAAGGGATCAACCTCTGCGGGAAGACGACGCTCAAGGAGGCCGCCGCCTGGATGCGCGGAGCCGCAGCGGTGCTGGGCAACGACTCGGGGCTCAGCCACCTGGCCGCGGCCTGCGGGGCTCCCGCCCTGGCCCTCTACGGCGCCACGGATCCGGGCGGTTCCACCCCCTGGGGCCCGCGAAGCCAGGGGCTGCGCAAGGAGGGCATTCCCTGCGCCCCCTGCTTCAAGCCTGAATGTTTTACACCGGGCCATCCCTGTCTGGCCGGAATCAGCCCCGAGGAAGTCTGGACTCAGCTCCTCGCCTGGATCCCCGTATAG
- a CDS encoding DUF1573 domain-containing protein: MLRPLLFVGAAITLMAQAPVITFDKTHHDFGRITPDRKVAAKYKVTNTGNAFLSITQVRPSCGCTYTMLGKWSLAPGESTEIEATFDPRGVKGIVRKSIEVVCNDPKTPNLSLTLEAEVVQEIMPSVEAVYFHQAIKSGTSRSQIRYASGNGEAVQIVDVKAPGAPFLTFAYRTEGKDQVLEVAFNGTKVPAGQFRGVEQATVRFSNPRMSQLPLNIQWDLKPSIQASPVELVFQDTAGKELRQKLTLKQADGKAFKVTGTRPSLQGMKVEGLNQKGSQLDLTVVLPASVKAGRYSEVLVLTTDDPDQPELTVRVAALLK; encoded by the coding sequence ATGCTCCGTCCCCTTCTCTTCGTCGGCGCCGCCATCACCCTCATGGCCCAGGCCCCGGTCATCACGTTCGACAAGACCCACCACGATTTCGGCCGCATCACGCCGGATCGAAAAGTGGCCGCGAAGTACAAGGTGACCAACACGGGCAATGCGTTCCTCAGCATCACGCAGGTGCGCCCCAGCTGCGGCTGCACCTACACCATGCTGGGCAAGTGGTCCCTGGCGCCGGGCGAATCCACCGAGATCGAGGCCACCTTCGACCCCCGGGGCGTGAAGGGCATCGTCCGCAAGTCCATCGAGGTGGTCTGCAACGATCCCAAGACCCCCAACCTCAGCCTCACCCTGGAAGCCGAAGTCGTGCAGGAAATCATGCCCTCGGTGGAAGCCGTCTACTTCCATCAGGCGATCAAGTCCGGCACCAGCCGCAGTCAGATCCGCTACGCCAGCGGCAATGGCGAAGCCGTGCAGATCGTGGACGTGAAGGCCCCGGGCGCCCCCTTCCTCACGTTCGCCTACCGCACCGAGGGCAAGGACCAGGTCCTCGAAGTGGCGTTCAACGGCACCAAGGTGCCCGCGGGACAGTTCCGGGGCGTGGAGCAGGCCACCGTGCGCTTCAGCAACCCCCGCATGAGCCAGCTGCCCCTGAACATCCAGTGGGATCTGAAGCCTTCCATCCAGGCCAGCCCCGTGGAGTTGGTGTTCCAGGACACCGCCGGCAAGGAACTGCGCCAGAAGCTCACCCTCAAACAGGCTGATGGCAAGGCTTTCAAGGTCACAGGCACCCGCCCCTCACTCCAGGGCATGAAGGTGGAGGGCCTGAACCAGAAGGGCAGCCAGCTGGATCTCACGGTGGTGCTGCCCGCTTCCGTGAAGGCGGGCCGCTACAGCGAGGTGCTGGTGCTCACCACCGACGATCCGGACCAGCCGGAGTTGACGGTTCGCGTGGCCGCGCTGCTGAAATAG
- a CDS encoding DMT family transporter, which produces MPKSRPSHLFAVCALASISLVWAGGFPAAKFSLQAGLSVGALLSLRFAIGTAGLGLLMLLLKVPMRRRDALDGLWLGLVLATLFWLQTDGLRFTTTSKSGFITGLYVIFTPMVALLFGDRLRPSHALGALVAATGLALLVREPGTAWGGWNRGDSETLLAAVLCGFHIVMTSHFSRRSSGWVLAFMQVAVTCGISLVVTLCLPAPFGFQGAGAALAKSGTWVALLFMGLLATTLAFYVQSTYQARLGATESAIIFSSEPVWTAALAMSGWVPGIREHLSPIQLAGGGLILAATLVAELGPRLLKRLSPAESEEAIG; this is translated from the coding sequence ATGCCGAAGTCCCGCCCTTCACACCTCTTTGCAGTTTGCGCCCTGGCCTCCATTTCCCTGGTCTGGGCCGGAGGCTTTCCTGCCGCCAAATTTTCGTTGCAGGCGGGCCTCTCCGTGGGCGCCCTGCTGAGCCTGCGCTTCGCCATCGGCACGGCCGGGCTCGGCCTCCTCATGCTGCTGCTGAAGGTGCCCATGCGCCGCCGGGACGCCCTGGATGGCCTGTGGCTGGGCCTGGTGCTGGCCACGCTGTTCTGGCTGCAGACCGATGGCCTGCGCTTCACCACCACCTCGAAGTCCGGCTTCATTACGGGGCTCTACGTCATCTTCACGCCCATGGTGGCCCTGCTCTTCGGCGACCGTCTGCGTCCTTCCCATGCCCTGGGGGCCCTGGTGGCAGCCACGGGGCTGGCCCTGCTGGTGCGCGAGCCCGGCACCGCGTGGGGGGGCTGGAATCGCGGCGACTCAGAAACCCTGCTGGCCGCAGTGCTCTGCGGGTTCCACATCGTGATGACCTCCCACTTCTCCCGGCGCTCCTCAGGCTGGGTGCTGGCCTTCATGCAGGTGGCCGTCACCTGCGGCATCTCCCTGGTGGTGACGCTGTGCTTGCCCGCGCCATTCGGATTCCAGGGCGCCGGTGCGGCCCTGGCGAAAAGCGGCACCTGGGTGGCCCTGCTCTTCATGGGCCTCCTGGCCACCACGCTGGCCTTCTACGTGCAGAGCACTTACCAGGCCCGCCTCGGGGCCACGGAAAGCGCCATCATCTTCTCCTCGGAACCCGTGTGGACCGCCGCCCTGGCCATGAGCGGCTGGGTGCCCGGCATCCGCGAACACCTGAGCCCCATTCAACTCGCGGGCGGCGGCCTCATCCTCGCGGCCACCCTGGTGGCCGAACTGGGCCCGCGGCTGTTGAAGCGGCTGTCACCCGCGGAATCAGAAGAAGCGATTGGTTAG
- the rfaD gene encoding ADP-glyceromanno-heptose 6-epimerase: MFIVTGGAGFVGSNLVRELNRRGHTDILVVDNLGRAEKARNLADLTLSDYMDKREFRARLDAGTLDLQPEAVFHNGACSDTMESDGRYMMENNYADSKALLHWCLARKAPLVYASSAATYGASTSFEPVAANEGPLNVYGYSKLAFDQHVRSLMPAIQSPVVGLRYFNVFGPREHHKGRMMSVLHQLLRQLKETGVCRLFEGTDGFGPGEQQRDFIYVGDIVAINLHFGGSGMVKAIVNAGTGQARSFNDIAKTLITHLGQGRIEYIPFPESLIGKYQSFTQADVRSLRAAGFSAPFTPLEDGIAATLAEIQ, translated from the coding sequence ATGTTCATCGTCACAGGCGGCGCGGGATTCGTGGGCAGCAACCTGGTTCGGGAGCTGAACCGGCGGGGGCATACCGACATCCTCGTGGTGGACAACCTCGGCCGGGCTGAGAAGGCCCGGAACCTCGCCGATCTCACTCTGTCGGACTACATGGACAAGCGCGAGTTCCGGGCCCGCCTCGACGCAGGCACCCTCGACCTGCAGCCGGAGGCCGTGTTCCACAACGGGGCCTGCTCCGACACCATGGAATCCGACGGCCGCTACATGATGGAGAACAACTACGCCGACTCCAAGGCCCTGCTCCACTGGTGCCTGGCCCGCAAGGCTCCCCTGGTCTACGCCAGCAGCGCCGCCACCTACGGCGCCAGCACCTCCTTCGAGCCCGTGGCCGCCAACGAGGGCCCGCTCAACGTCTACGGCTACTCCAAGCTGGCCTTCGACCAGCATGTGCGCAGCCTCATGCCCGCCATCCAGAGCCCCGTGGTGGGCCTGCGCTACTTCAATGTCTTCGGCCCCCGGGAGCACCACAAGGGCCGCATGATGTCCGTGCTGCACCAGCTCCTGCGCCAGTTGAAGGAAACCGGCGTCTGCCGCCTCTTCGAAGGCACCGATGGGTTCGGCCCCGGTGAGCAGCAGCGCGATTTCATCTACGTGGGCGACATCGTGGCCATCAACCTGCACTTCGGCGGCTCGGGCATGGTGAAGGCCATCGTCAACGCGGGCACCGGCCAGGCCCGCAGCTTCAACGACATCGCCAAGACCCTCATCACCCACCTGGGCCAGGGCCGCATCGAGTACATCCCCTTCCCCGAATCGCTGATCGGCAAGTATCAGAGCTTCACCCAAGCCGATGTGCGCAGCCTCCGCGCCGCGGGCTTCAGCGCCCCCTTCACCCCCCTGGAAGACGGCATCGCCGCCACCCTGGCGGAGATCCAGTAG
- a CDS encoding PP2C family protein-serine/threonine phosphatase has product MAKGAVLVVDDEAPIRDILSFYLKRAGYQVLTASNGAEALAEMDRSRPDLIISDLRMPEMPGDELCKRVKSDPGTRDIYFIILSALDGTASRIGGLSLGADDMIPKPFHAQEVLAKVDSTFRLIEMQKEIKRQNKELTAFQQRVQEEMSLAAALQMGLLPKLPGEAPGCRYTHRYLPAEGIGGDIYAILPLPDGCTAMMIADVSGHGVTAALISAMVKTSFENQVRLGGEPLSWAQGMNEDLCRSTLAEQFATAWLGRLDPVTNRIRYVVAGHCAPLRIVGGSKGGLQRSEVMRGKGFMLGLDEQLPFMEQEAEFLPGDRLVLYTDGLVEVERPDRTMLEEAGLRRICAELPVGAEAAADAVIAQARAFNQPAPFVDDVTLVVLDRMA; this is encoded by the coding sequence ATGGCCAAAGGCGCGGTCCTGGTGGTGGATGACGAAGCACCCATCAGGGACATTCTCAGCTTCTACCTCAAGCGGGCGGGCTACCAGGTTCTGACTGCGTCCAACGGCGCAGAAGCCCTGGCGGAAATGGACCGCTCGCGGCCGGATCTCATCATCTCGGACCTGCGCATGCCCGAGATGCCCGGCGATGAGCTGTGCAAGCGGGTGAAGAGCGATCCCGGCACGCGCGACATCTACTTCATCATCCTCTCGGCCCTGGATGGCACCGCCTCGCGCATCGGCGGTTTGTCCCTGGGCGCGGACGACATGATCCCCAAGCCCTTCCATGCGCAGGAGGTGCTGGCGAAGGTGGATTCCACCTTCCGTCTCATCGAGATGCAGAAGGAGATCAAGCGCCAGAACAAGGAGCTGACGGCTTTCCAGCAGCGGGTGCAGGAGGAGATGTCGCTGGCTGCGGCGCTGCAGATGGGCCTGCTGCCCAAGCTGCCGGGCGAGGCACCGGGCTGCCGCTACACGCACCGCTACCTGCCCGCCGAGGGCATCGGCGGCGACATCTACGCCATCCTGCCCCTGCCGGACGGCTGCACGGCCATGATGATCGCGGACGTGAGCGGCCACGGAGTGACTGCGGCCCTCATCTCGGCCATGGTGAAGACCTCCTTCGAGAACCAGGTGCGCCTCGGTGGTGAGCCGTTGTCCTGGGCCCAGGGCATGAATGAGGATCTCTGCCGTTCCACCCTGGCAGAGCAATTCGCCACGGCTTGGCTGGGCCGCCTGGACCCCGTCACCAACCGCATCCGCTACGTGGTGGCGGGCCACTGCGCCCCCCTGCGCATCGTGGGCGGCTCCAAGGGCGGGCTGCAGCGCTCAGAGGTGATGCGCGGCAAAGGCTTCATGCTGGGCCTCGATGAGCAGCTGCCCTTCATGGAGCAGGAGGCGGAGTTCCTGCCCGGGGACCGGCTGGTGCTCTACACCGATGGCCTGGTGGAAGTGGAACGCCCCGACCGCACGATGCTCGAGGAAGCTGGCTTGCGCCGCATCTGCGCAGAACTGCCCGTAGGGGCCGAAGCTGCCGCTGATGCCGTCATCGCCCAGGCCCGCGCCTTCAACCAGCCCGCCCCGTTCGTGGACGATGTCACCCTGGTGGTGCTGGACCGGATGGCCTGA
- a CDS encoding anti-sigma factor antagonist (This anti-anti-sigma factor, or anti-sigma factor antagonist, belongs to a family that includes characterized members SpoIIAA, RsbV, RsfA, and RsfB.), producing the protein MLNIQTRQEGTASVVSIQGKVNFEVTAQLRDVIRETVATAQPKLLVVNLEGVSFIDSSGLGLLVAARNSVDKSGGKLHLACLPAPVKKTFDQTNLTNYFSIFATEQDALRGA; encoded by the coding sequence ATGCTGAACATCCAGACCCGCCAAGAAGGCACCGCTTCGGTGGTGTCCATCCAAGGCAAGGTCAACTTCGAAGTGACCGCCCAGCTGCGGGATGTCATCCGCGAGACGGTGGCCACCGCTCAGCCGAAGCTTCTCGTGGTGAACCTGGAAGGGGTGAGCTTCATTGATTCCTCAGGCCTTGGCCTGCTGGTCGCGGCCCGCAACAGCGTGGATAAGTCCGGTGGCAAGCTGCACCTCGCCTGCCTGCCCGCGCCCGTGAAGAAGACCTTCGATCAGACCAACCTCACCAACTACTTCTCCATCTTCGCCACGGAGCAGGACGCGCTTCGCGGCGCCTGA
- a CDS encoding TIGR04552 family protein — protein MFDTMTPHSLFPMPPEVTQVILGGGSPIDLDSLRIHSPGEARNFALNYGYDMDVPVQRAAVMRVYEDAVDFLEAVVLDGTSLHVPFEVRDLHDPLELLVWASDRPRNLRGRWSCAILRVMHTLFHVDHNVNLRFLPEIQRQVFHRYDQYLVQEDGQWFLRGAYEVPLVAVERKENKDRVSMLLKMLHKPENVAETIYDQIGIRFVAEDQLGVLMVIRFLLDHHVLMPTHIKPSRSRNLMIDMEALAAWSETAPPFFRIQDLGPEERRTLSGTLALKAAPGKEQNPFSSKDYSAIQFTARTLVRLPSPATKALETLQERLQTMGDTELSDLARIPELIQDQEEFTFFFAHEVQVMEQSGFQSSRSGPASHTEYKQRQRDAARRRVLQGILQEEPC, from the coding sequence ATGTTTGACACCATGACGCCCCACTCGCTGTTCCCCATGCCGCCGGAAGTCACCCAGGTGATCCTGGGGGGTGGCTCTCCCATCGACCTGGATTCGCTGCGGATCCACTCGCCGGGCGAGGCCCGCAATTTCGCCCTGAACTACGGCTATGACATGGATGTGCCGGTTCAGCGTGCGGCCGTGATGCGCGTGTACGAGGATGCGGTGGATTTCCTCGAGGCGGTGGTGCTGGATGGCACCAGCCTTCACGTGCCCTTCGAGGTGCGCGACCTCCACGATCCCCTCGAACTGCTGGTCTGGGCCTCGGACCGGCCCCGGAATCTGCGGGGGCGATGGTCCTGCGCCATCCTGCGGGTGATGCACACGCTCTTCCACGTGGATCACAACGTGAACCTCCGCTTCCTGCCCGAGATCCAGCGCCAGGTCTTCCACCGTTACGATCAGTACCTGGTACAGGAGGACGGCCAGTGGTTCCTGCGGGGGGCCTACGAGGTGCCCCTGGTGGCCGTGGAGCGCAAGGAGAACAAGGATCGGGTGTCCATGCTCCTAAAGATGCTGCACAAGCCCGAGAACGTGGCCGAGACCATCTACGACCAGATCGGCATCCGGTTCGTGGCCGAGGATCAGCTGGGTGTGCTCATGGTCATCCGCTTCCTGCTGGACCACCACGTGCTGATGCCCACCCACATCAAGCCCAGCCGCAGCCGGAACCTGATGATCGACATGGAGGCCCTGGCCGCCTGGAGCGAAACCGCGCCCCCCTTTTTCCGGATCCAGGACCTGGGCCCGGAAGAACGCAGGACCCTGAGCGGGACCCTGGCTTTGAAGGCCGCTCCAGGGAAGGAGCAGAACCCCTTTTCCAGCAAGGATTACTCGGCCATCCAGTTCACGGCGCGCACCCTGGTGCGCTTGCCGAGCCCTGCCACCAAGGCCCTGGAGACCCTCCAGGAGCGGCTTCAGACCATGGGCGATACCGAGTTATCGGACCTTGCCCGGATTCCGGAGTTGATCCAGGATCAGGAGGAGTTTACTTTCTTCTTCGCACATGAAGTCCAAGTGATGGAACAATCGGGGTTTCAAAGCTCACGATCTGGTCCGGCATCCCACACCGAATACAAACAGCGCCAGCGGGACGCCGCCCGGCGGAGAGTGCTACAGGGAATCCTTCAGGAGGAACCATGCTGA
- a CDS encoding ATP synthase F0 subunit C, with the protein MKKFLTTAFLFTLASFAFAQAAPAAGKSLFEGQFTAHIALAIAAAGCGLAQGKAVVAACEGVARNPQAAGNIRTTMIIGLALIEALVIYVLVAAFAIK; encoded by the coding sequence ATGAAGAAGTTCCTCACCACCGCCTTTCTCTTCACCCTGGCTTCCTTCGCCTTCGCGCAGGCCGCCCCTGCTGCCGGCAAGAGCCTCTTCGAAGGTCAGTTCACCGCCCACATCGCCCTCGCCATCGCCGCCGCCGGTTGCGGTCTGGCCCAGGGCAAGGCCGTGGTCGCCGCCTGCGAAGGCGTGGCCCGCAATCCCCAGGCCGCTGGCAACATCCGCACGACCATGATCATCGGTCTGGCCCTCATCGAGGCCCTGGTGATCTACGTGCTCGTGGCCGCCTTCGCCATCAAGTAG
- the atpB gene encoding F0F1 ATP synthase subunit A, giving the protein MEHHASLLAQWLTHVLGLAQHPWPGFSHGTPLSVLERYDHLLNAALAALLAMAITTLVRKNLTRIPGPLQQIFEGVVGGLKDMINDNIAHHGEKYLPFIGTMALFVFFNNLFGLLPALSPGTSNWNVTLGAALVVFGYYNFHGMREQGFVKYWAHFAGPIWWLAPLMFPLEILGLLSRILSHSLRLFGNIAGEHVVAGIFFGLMPILLPVPMMFLGLFFGLIQTFVFTMLATIYLSGAVSHEH; this is encoded by the coding sequence ATGGAACACCACGCTTCGTTGCTTGCCCAGTGGCTCACCCACGTCCTGGGACTGGCCCAGCACCCCTGGCCCGGCTTCTCTCACGGCACGCCGCTGTCCGTGCTGGAGCGCTACGACCATCTGCTGAATGCGGCCCTGGCGGCCCTGCTGGCCATGGCGATCACCACGCTGGTGCGCAAGAACCTCACCCGCATCCCTGGCCCCTTGCAGCAGATCTTTGAGGGCGTCGTGGGCGGCCTCAAGGACATGATCAACGACAACATCGCCCACCACGGCGAGAAATACCTGCCCTTCATCGGCACCATGGCCCTGTTCGTGTTCTTCAACAACCTCTTCGGCCTGCTGCCCGCCCTCAGCCCCGGTACCAGCAACTGGAATGTCACCCTGGGCGCGGCCCTGGTGGTGTTCGGCTACTACAACTTCCACGGCATGCGTGAGCAGGGCTTCGTGAAGTACTGGGCTCACTTCGCGGGCCCTATCTGGTGGTTGGCCCCGCTCATGTTCCCCCTGGAAATCCTGGGCCTGCTCAGCCGAATTCTCAGCCACTCCCTGCGTCTCTTCGGCAACATCGCTGGCGAGCACGTGGTGGCGGGCATCTTCTTCGGCCTGATGCCCATCCTGCTACCGGTGCCCATGATGTTCCTGGGTCTCTTCTTCGGCCTCATCCAGACCTTCGTGTTCACGATGCTGGCCACGATCTATCTGAGCGGCGCGGTCAGTCACGAGCATTGA
- a CDS encoding AtpZ/AtpI family protein, translated as MLFKKTEGADPGERALWGDLMSLGFTFPLCIVLGFFLGRWIGGWFGHAKEGQWAGLVWGIAAAFWELYKVSSRMNRRDEAELKRQQEGQGPDDRV; from the coding sequence GTGCTCTTCAAGAAAACGGAAGGGGCGGATCCGGGGGAGCGGGCCCTTTGGGGCGACCTCATGTCCCTGGGCTTCACGTTTCCCCTTTGCATCGTGCTGGGCTTCTTCCTGGGTCGCTGGATCGGGGGCTGGTTCGGCCATGCGAAGGAGGGCCAGTGGGCGGGCCTGGTCTGGGGCATCGCCGCGGCCTTCTGGGAGCTCTACAAGGTCAGCAGCCGCATGAACCGGCGGGATGAGGCAGAGCTGAAGCGCCAACAGGAAGGGCAGGGGCCGGATGACCGAGTCTGA
- a CDS encoding NADH-quinone oxidoreductase subunit N: MTGFAQGLLDALLRDTHLIVPQLFLMAVATLMLWPGDLFFNRNEKHKWAPITLLILAVTAVLITKTADGEGFSRMFRVDGLTRGFQMLCVLAAAGTVALSVKLLDSLKQQTVEYYALILFSLAGMLFLCGASDLISVYFSIELMAISIYILVAYLRDRATSVEAGMKYFLLGAFSSGILVYGISLLYGAGGGITTNLEDLNRALALTPTTSSLLVYAGVLMVLVGMAFKVAAVPFHMWAPDAYEGAPTPITAFMATAPKAAALAAFLRVFGTGFHGVSSDWVLPLTYIAGASMILGNVAAVRQESMKRLLAYSSIAHVGYMLLGVLSGDPKAGAQAVWLYMLIYIVMNTGAFAVVIYLQAKNEGERIEDFKGLGRKHPVLAFAMMIFLLSLAGIPPLVGFFGKFYLFKLAIEQGYVTLTVIALLTSTVSAYYYLGVVKEMYFKEPEGEAAPMGAAQVFIVSLACILVLVGTAFGPWLLKWAGEIFWV, from the coding sequence ATGACCGGCTTCGCGCAGGGACTGCTGGATGCGCTCCTTCGGGACACGCATCTGATCGTCCCCCAACTCTTCCTCATGGCCGTGGCCACGCTCATGCTCTGGCCGGGCGACCTCTTCTTCAACCGCAATGAGAAGCACAAGTGGGCGCCCATCACCCTCTTGATCCTGGCCGTTACCGCGGTGCTCATCACCAAGACCGCGGATGGCGAAGGCTTCTCCCGCATGTTCCGGGTGGATGGCCTCACCCGTGGCTTCCAGATGCTCTGCGTGCTGGCTGCCGCTGGCACGGTGGCCCTCAGCGTGAAGCTGCTGGACAGCCTCAAGCAGCAGACGGTGGAGTACTACGCCCTGATCCTGTTCTCGCTTGCGGGCATGCTGTTCCTTTGCGGCGCCTCGGATTTGATCTCGGTCTACTTCAGCATCGAGCTCATGGCCATCAGCATCTACATCCTGGTGGCCTACCTGCGCGACCGCGCCACCAGCGTGGAAGCGGGCATGAAGTACTTCCTGCTGGGCGCCTTCTCCAGCGGCATCCTGGTCTATGGCATCAGCCTGCTCTACGGGGCTGGCGGTGGCATCACCACGAATCTGGAGGATCTGAACCGCGCCCTGGCCCTGACCCCCACCACCAGCAGCCTGCTGGTCTACGCGGGCGTGCTCATGGTGCTGGTGGGCATGGCCTTCAAGGTGGCGGCGGTGCCCTTCCACATGTGGGCGCCCGACGCCTATGAAGGGGCCCCCACGCCCATCACCGCCTTCATGGCCACCGCCCCCAAGGCGGCGGCGCTCGCCGCCTTCCTGCGGGTCTTCGGTACCGGCTTCCACGGCGTGTCCAGCGACTGGGTGCTACCCCTGACCTACATCGCCGGCGCCAGCATGATCCTCGGCAACGTGGCCGCGGTGCGACAGGAAAGCATGAAGCGTCTGCTGGCCTATTCCAGCATCGCCCATGTGGGCTACATGCTGCTGGGCGTGCTGTCGGGTGATCCGAAGGCGGGCGCCCAGGCCGTCTGGCTCTACATGCTCATCTACATCGTGATGAACACCGGCGCCTTTGCCGTGGTGATCTACCTGCAGGCCAAGAACGAAGGGGAGCGCATCGAGGATTTCAAGGGCCTGGGTCGTAAGCATCCGGTGCTGGCCTTCGCCATGATGATCTTCCTGCTGAGCCTGGCGGGCATTCCACCCCTGGTGGGCTTCTTTGGCAAGTTCTACCTCTTCAAGCTGGCCATCGAGCAGGGGTATGTCACCCTCACCGTCATCGCGCTGCTGACCAGCACTGTGAGCGCCTACTACTACCTGGGCGTGGTGAAGGAGATGTATTTCAAGGAGCCCGAGGGCGAGGCTGCCCCCATGGGTGCCGCCCAGGTCTTCATTGTCTCCCTGGCCTGCATCCTGGTGCTGGTGGGCACGGCCTTCGGCCCCTGGCTGCTCAAGTGGGCGGGTGAGATCTTCTGGGTTTGA